From Labilithrix sp., a single genomic window includes:
- a CDS encoding BON domain-containing protein, which produces MNNRRDEQYGREQLGRHNTELGDELRDRDERSFGRDDESRGMNMRGGWTRGDDYRGESTRGSMGSHGTYGREEMRGRDAHAEMRGRDAYGAYGDRAEMRGRDAYGAYGGHTEMRGFGGTYEGMRGYRDDERFGMRGREGYGEDWRGAGGYGEGMRSGGWRGYGYDELVGGGWRGYGYDEHAGVRGREGYGGDWRVEGLGGSMRGGGLTSHRGKGPKGFKRSDERIREMVCEALADHHDIDASEIEVTVKDGEVTLSGTVGERHLKRVAEDVVDEVSGVVEVQNQIRVRREQQQTSGTATTGGNGRNAPQAQQTRSH; this is translated from the coding sequence ATGAACAACCGTCGTGATGAGCAGTACGGACGCGAGCAGCTCGGCCGGCACAACACCGAGCTCGGAGACGAGCTGCGCGACCGTGACGAGCGCAGCTTCGGCCGCGACGACGAATCGCGCGGCATGAACATGCGCGGCGGCTGGACCCGCGGCGACGACTACCGCGGCGAAAGCACGCGCGGATCCATGGGCAGCCACGGCACCTACGGCCGCGAGGAGATGCGCGGCCGCGACGCACACGCGGAGATGCGCGGCCGCGACGCATACGGTGCATACGGCGACCGCGCGGAGATGCGAGGCCGCGACGCATACGGTGCATACGGCGGCCACACGGAGATGCGCGGCTTCGGCGGTACGTACGAAGGCATGCGCGGGTATCGCGACGACGAGCGCTTCGGGATGCGCGGCCGCGAAGGGTACGGCGAAGACTGGCGCGGCGCGGGCGGCTACGGCGAAGGCATGCGCAGCGGCGGCTGGCGCGGCTACGGCTACGACGAGCTCGTCGGAGGCGGCTGGCGCGGCTACGGCTACGACGAGCACGCCGGAGTGCGCGGCCGCGAAGGCTACGGCGGCGACTGGCGCGTCGAGGGCCTCGGCGGCAGCATGCGCGGCGGCGGGCTGACGAGCCACCGCGGCAAAGGGCCGAAAGGCTTCAAGCGCTCCGACGAGCGCATCCGCGAGATGGTCTGCGAGGCCCTCGCCGATCATCACGACATCGACGCGAGCGAGATCGAGGTCACGGTGAAAGACGGCGAGGTCACGCTCTCCGGAACCGTCGGCGAGCGTCATCTCAAGCGCGTCGCCGAGGACGTCGTCGACGAGGTCAGCGGCGTCGTCGAGGTGCAGAACCAGATCCGCGTCCGCCGCGAGCAGCAGCAAACGAGCGGGACCGCGACCACGGGCGGCAACGGACGCAACGCACCCCAGGCCCAGCAGACACGCTCGCACTGA
- a CDS encoding BON domain-containing protein, whose protein sequence is MLPRSLEELQMNSRRDEQYERQQFGRHNAELQDELDRDRGRRGQDEWRSDARRGIEDGWRGRTAYSPPMVPPVVPRQYPNEGLSSDFSIEGTRSFVRDERRASHRGKGPKGFKRSDERIRELVSEALADHHDIDASDVEVTVTDGEVTLAGTVDHRDVKRLAENVVDAVAGVIDVHNKLTVKR, encoded by the coding sequence TTGCTGCCGCGATCGCTCGAGGAGCTCCAGATGAACAGCCGCCGGGATGAGCAGTACGAGCGCCAGCAATTCGGTCGTCACAACGCCGAGCTCCAGGACGAGCTCGACCGCGACCGCGGACGCCGCGGACAAGACGAGTGGCGAAGCGACGCACGCCGCGGCATCGAGGACGGCTGGCGCGGCCGCACGGCCTACAGCCCGCCGATGGTCCCGCCCGTCGTGCCGCGGCAGTACCCGAACGAAGGGCTCTCGAGCGACTTCTCGATCGAAGGGACGCGGAGCTTCGTGCGCGACGAACGGCGCGCGAGCCACCGCGGCAAGGGACCGAAGGGCTTCAAGCGCTCCGACGAGCGCATCCGCGAGCTCGTCTCGGAGGCGCTCGCCGATCATCACGACATCGACGCGAGCGACGTCGAGGTCACGGTGACGGACGGCGAGGTCACGCTCGCCGGCACCGTCGATCACCGCGACGTGAAGCGCCTCGCGGAGAACGTCGTCGACGCCGTCGCCGGCGTCATCGACGTCCACAACAAGCTGACCGTGAAGCGCTGA